TTGGTTGAGCTTTTAAAGCACATTTCCAgcctaaaatattttgagatctTACTTGAACAAGATTTATCTTGAGACTTTAAACATGTAGAGATTATAAAATTGGTAGCTGTTGATTCTAAGGGTGCAAAGGAATTGCCATTTCGAATGGCGGTTAAATGTGAGAATACCATGTCTAACTGGTTTAGTAATGTTTTTAAGTTTGTGTCGggttatgtatatattttgagTAGATAGATGGTCTTAATTGTTTAGCGTGCACATCAGCAGATGAATGATGAGAACTCCTAGTGTTTATGGCAGCAAAATTTTTGTCCTTTGCTGGATTTATGGACTTATTTTGTCAAAGTTGGGTTAAAGTATAGAGATCTGATCATGCTCAATCTGTGCAGGACTTATTTAAACGTTGCAATGGCAGATATGAATCAGCATCCAACTGTTTTCCAGAAGGCAGCAAACCAGCTGCACTTGCGCTCTAGTCTATCCCAAGATGTCCATGCTCGCTATGGGGGCGTTCAGCCTGCTATTTACCAGAGGCATTTTGCTTATGGCAACTACTCCAATGCTGGACTGCATAGAGGCCAAGCCACTCAGGATCTATCATTGATCACCTCAAACGCCTCACCTGTGTTTGTGCAGGCTCCTCAAGAGAAAGGATTTGCAGCTTTTGCCACTGACTTTCTCATGGGTGGTGTTTCTGCTGCTGTATCAAAGACCGCTGCTGCCCCTATTGAGCGTGTGAAACTATTGATCCAAAATCAAGATGAGATGCTCAAGGCTGGTAGGCTCTCAGAACCATACAAGGGAATTGGTGATTGTTTCGGTAGGACAATTAAGGAAGAAGGTTTTGGGTCTTTATGGAGAGGAAACACTGCTAATGTTATCCGTTATTTCCCCACTCAGGTTTACCATTTGTCTTCATTTTGAGGgatgaaatttatgcatcaaaGATACATGCTCACTTATTGTTCTGTTTGTTTAAGTAGAGCGTTGACTGACTGATGCTCTGCTCCACAGGCCCTGAACTTTGCATTCAAGGACTACTTCAAGAGACTCTTCAACTTCAAGAAGGACCGTGATGGCTACTGGAAGTGGTTTGCTGGAAACCTTGCATCAGGAGGTGCTGCTGGTGCTTCCTCTTTGTTCTTTGTCTACTCCTTGGACTATGCTCGTACCCGTCTTGCTAATGATGCCAAGGCTTCAAAGAAGGGAGGTGAGAGGCAGTTCAATGGTTTGGTTGATGTCTACAGGAAGACACTCAAATCTGATGGAATTGCTGGTCTATACCGTGGATTCAACATTTCATGTGTTGGTATCATTGTTTACCG
The DNA window shown above is from Solanum lycopersicum chromosome 11, SLM_r2.1 and carries:
- the LOC544050 gene encoding ADP/ATP translocator encodes the protein MADMNQHPTVFQKAANQLHLRSSLSQDVHARYGGVQPAIYQRHFAYGNYSNAGLHRGQATQDLSLITSNASPVFVQAPQEKGFAAFATDFLMGGVSAAVSKTAAAPIERVKLLIQNQDEMLKAGRLSEPYKGIGDCFGRTIKEEGFGSLWRGNTANVIRYFPTQALNFAFKDYFKRLFNFKKDRDGYWKWFAGNLASGGAAGASSLFFVYSLDYARTRLANDAKASKKGGERQFNGLVDVYRKTLKSDGIAGLYRGFNISCVGIIVYRGLYFGMYDSLKPVLLTGNLQDSFFASFALGWLITNGAGLASYPIDTVRRRMMMTSGEAVKYKSSLDAFSQIVKNEGPKSLFKGAGANILRAVAGAGVLAGYDKLQVLVLGKKYGSGGA